The following are encoded together in the Sphaerodactylus townsendi isolate TG3544 linkage group LG12, MPM_Stown_v2.3, whole genome shotgun sequence genome:
- the ZBTB34 gene encoding zinc finger and BTB domain-containing protein 34 yields the protein MDSGSFIQFDVPEYSSTVLSQLNELRLQGKLCDIIVHIQGQPFRAHKAVLAASSPYFRDHSALSTMSGLSISVIKNPSVFEQLLSFCYTGRMSLQLKDVVSFLTAASFLQMQCVIDKCTQILESIHSKISVGEVDSVTVGAEDTAENHNGVKDSSFFANPVEISPPYCSQVRQSTSGSDLRMETTPTKVLRNRLQEEGQSDRGSSGSVSEYEVQIEGDNDPGDLVVRESQAAEVKVKMEKSDRPSCSDSSSLGDDGYHTEMVDGEQVVAVNVGSYGSVLQNAYSYSHSSSQSAGVLEGFSRNSSSSRSMLGSFRGRGRQKRVSASHLHSDVPGLMQGADGEPTGSHLGYESSPRERNSRGHFYAYSERLICIYCGKSFNQKGSLDRHMRLHMGITPFVCKYCGKKYTRKDQLEYHIRGHTDDKPFRCEVCGKCFPFQGTLNQHLRKNHPGVAEVRSRIESPERTDAYMEQRDDDASASETLDYSMDIHTSD from the coding sequence ATGGACAGCGGCAGCTTCATCCAGTTTGATGTTCCTGAGTACAGCAGCACCGTACTGAGCCAGCTGAATGAGCTTCGCCTGCAGGGGAAGCTATGTGATATCATTGTGCATATCCAGGGTCAACCATTCAGAGCCCACAAAGCTGTCCTCGCTGCCAGTTCTCCCTACTTCCGTGACCATTCAGCGTTAAGTACCATGAGCGGCCTGTCAATATCAGTTATCAAGAACCCCAGCGTCTTTGaacagttgctttctttttgtTACACTGGAAGGATGTCCTTGCAGCTCAAGGATGTTGTTAGTTTTTTAACCGCAGCTAGTTTTCTGCAGATGCAGTGCGTCATTGATAAGTGCACACAGATACTCGAAAGCATCCATTCGAAGATCAGCGTCGGCGAAGTCGACTCTGTCACTGTCGGGGCTGAAGACACTGCAGAAAACCACAACGGGGTCAAGGACAGCAGCTTCTTTGCCAATCCAGTCGAGATCTCTCCTCCCTATTGCTCTCAGGTGCGGCAGTCAACGTCGGGCAGCGATTTAAGAATGGAAACAACCCCGACCAAGGTTCTGCGTAACCGTCTGCAGGAAGAAGGCCAGTCAGATCGTGGAAGTAGCGGAAGCGTTTCGGAATATGAAGTTCAGATTGAAGGGGATAACGATCCAGGGGACTTGGTAGTAAGAGAGAGCCAGGCTGCCGAGGTGAAAGTTAAAATGGAAAAATCTGACCGGCCGAGTTGCTCGGATAGCTCTTCGCTCGGCGATGATGGGTACCACACTGAAATGGTAGATGGAGAGCAGGTAGTGGCCGTCAACGTTGGCTCTTACGGCTCTGTATTGCAGAATGCTTATTCGTACTCCCATAGTTCATCCCAGTCTGCTGGTGTACTTGAGGGCTTCAGCAGAAACTCCAGCTCATCCAGGTCCATGCTAGGCTCTTTCCGAGGTCGTGGGCGTCAGAAACGGGTATCTGCTAGTCACTTGCATAGTGACGTTCCAGGCCTGATGCAGGGAGCCGATGGTGAACCTACAGGAAGTCACCTTGGTTATGAAAGTAGTCCACGGGAAAGGAATTCAAGAGGTCACTTTTATGCATACAGTGAGAGGTTGATCTGTATATACTGTGGGAAGTCTTTCAATCAGAAAGGGAGCCTTGACCGACACATGAGGCTACACATGGGAATAACCCCCTTTGTGTGCAAGTATTGTGGGAAAAAGTACACACGCAAGGACCAACTTGAATACCATATCCGTGGTCACACAGACGACAAGCCTTTCCGCTGCGAGGTCTGCgggaaatgttttccttttcaaGGGACTCTAAACCAGCACCTGCGAAAGAACCATCCTGGCGTAGCTGAAGTAAGAAGCAGGATAGAATCTCCAGAAAGAACAGACGCTTACATGGAACAGAGAGACGATGATGCGTCAGCCTCCGAAACTTTGGATTACAGCATGGACATCCACACATCTGATTAA